TGAATACGCCCCGCAGGAACAGGCTGACGCCGTCGAAGTGATCAATTTTCTGGCCGCTCAGCCGTGGTGCAATGGCCGTGTCGGGATGATGGGGATCAGCTGGGGCGGGTTCAACGGATTGCAGGTTGCTGCCCTCGCGCCGGAACCACTGAAGGCGGTGATCACCCTCTGTTCAACGGTCGACCGCTTTGCCGATGATATCCACTACAAAGGCGGCTGCCTGCTGAATGAAAACCTCGGCTGGGGCGCGACCATGTGGTCCTATTCCGCCCGTGCCCCGGACCCTGCCTTGCGCCCCGACTGGCGGGAAATCTGGCTGGAGCGGCTCAAGGCCGAACCCTTCCTGCCTGCCATCTGGCTGCGCCACCAGCGCCGCGATGCCTATTGGCGTCATGGCTCTGTGATCGAGGATTACAGCGCCATCAAGGCCAAGGTGCTGGCCGTCGGCGGCTGGGGCGATGCCTATAAAAACGCAGTACCGCAACTGGTCGAAGCCCTGCCCGGTGCCAAAGGGATCATCGGCCCATGGGTGCATAAATATCCGCATTTCGCCGTCCCCGAACCGCGCATCGGTTTCCTGCAAGAGGCGCTGCGCTGGTGGGACCGCTGGCTCAAGGATGCCGATACCGGAGTCGAGGATGATCCCGACTACCGCGCCTATCTGATGGACGGTGTGCGCCCGGCACGTTGGTATGCTGACCGACCGGGCCGCTGGATTGCCGAGGTAAAAGGTGCCACCTCGCATCTGGACAGCGACCTGCTGCACCTCACTGATACCGGGCTTCAGCCCGAAAAATCCCCACTGGATCAAACTGTCTCCTCCCCGGCCCATTGTGGCGCAGAGGCGGGCGAGTACTGTGCCATCTGGCTTGGCCCGGAAACCCCCGGTGATCAACGCAGCGACGATGCGCTCTCCACAAGTTTTGACAGCGCCCCGCTGGCGCAGGACATGGACATCGTCGGTGCCCCAAGGATCACCCTCACCCTGACCAGCGATCAACCACAGGCGCAGATTGCCGTGCGCCTGAACCACATCCACCCGGACGGTGCTGCAACCCGTATCACCTATGGCGTGCTGAACCTGTCGCACCGCAACAGCGCGTCAGATCCCTCTCCGATGACACCGGGCACGGCGCAAGAGGTAAGCTTTACCCTTGATCACATCGCCTACCGCCTGCCCAAGGGGCACCGGCTGCGCGTGTCGATCTCGGATGCCTATTGGCCGCTGCTCTGGCCCTCGCCCATGCCAACCTGCCTTCACCTCAGCGCCGGTCACATCACCCTGCCCCAGCGTCCGACCAAGGGCGGGGATGAACATCTGTTTGAACCTCCCACCGCAGCAGAACCATGGGAGGTCGAAACCCTGCGTCCTGACAACCATATCCGCCGGCAAGAAACCGATACGGTCACCGGGGTGGTCAGCCTGATCATCGAAGATGATTTCGGCGCGGTACGCGATTTGGATCACGGGCTGATCTCTGGCTCTGTCGCCCGTGAACATTGGTCGATCCACCCCGATGATCCCCTCTCTGCCAAGGGAACTTGCCACTGGACAGACTGCCTGACCCGTGACGAGATTGCCCTGCGCACTGAAGCGCGGTGCGAAATGACCTCGGACGCCACGCATTTCCACTTGACCGCCCGCATCGAAGCATTCGAAAACGACACCTGCGTCTACAGTCACGACATCACCGAAACCATCCAAAGGGATCACCTCTAGCGGGAATGCGATAATCATCCCCGGAATAACCCTTGCGAGATGGGCTGAAATGATTAACGTTGATTCATCAATCAACAAAAACTTGTGCCCAAGCGCAGACACCTCACGGGAGATAACCAATGAACAACGAACTGAAACATCTGACGGGCAAAGTGGCCTCGGGTCTGATGACGCGCCGCGAATTTGTCGGCCGTGCCGCAGCACTCGGCGTCACCGCCGCTGTTGCCAATACCATGCTTGCAAACTCTGCCGCGGCAGATGGCCATGCCAAGCCCGTCCGCGGTGGCATGATGAAAATCGGCTCCTCGGGTGGTGAATCCACCAACACCCAGGATCCCGCACTGGTCGCTTCCGAAGCGCCTTTGAACAACATCCGCTCATGGGGTGAATTGCTGGTCGAAGTCGACGCCAAAGGTGAACTCGATTACCGCATGGCCGAAAGCGTCGAAGCTTCTGCCGATGCCAAACAGTGGGTCTTCAAGATCCGCAAAGGCATTCCATTCTCCAACGGCAAGGATATGACACCGGACGACGTGCTGAAAACCATGCAGCGC
This DNA window, taken from Sulfitobacter pacificus, encodes the following:
- a CDS encoding CocE/NonD family hydrolase; protein product: MNTSPNALRALTEDPDFGITLSDGCRLSARVWMPEDAGDDPVPVILEYLPYRKRDGTCARDALTHPWFAEHGYACVRVDMRGNGDSHGVMEDEYAPQEQADAVEVINFLAAQPWCNGRVGMMGISWGGFNGLQVAALAPEPLKAVITLCSTVDRFADDIHYKGGCLLNENLGWGATMWSYSARAPDPALRPDWREIWLERLKAEPFLPAIWLRHQRRDAYWRHGSVIEDYSAIKAKVLAVGGWGDAYKNAVPQLVEALPGAKGIIGPWVHKYPHFAVPEPRIGFLQEALRWWDRWLKDADTGVEDDPDYRAYLMDGVRPARWYADRPGRWIAEVKGATSHLDSDLLHLTDTGLQPEKSPLDQTVSSPAHCGAEAGEYCAIWLGPETPGDQRSDDALSTSFDSAPLAQDMDIVGAPRITLTLTSDQPQAQIAVRLNHIHPDGAATRITYGVLNLSHRNSASDPSPMTPGTAQEVSFTLDHIAYRLPKGHRLRVSISDAYWPLLWPSPMPTCLHLSAGHITLPQRPTKGGDEHLFEPPTAAEPWEVETLRPDNHIRRQETDTVTGVVSLIIEDDFGAVRDLDHGLISGSVAREHWSIHPDDPLSAKGTCHWTDCLTRDEIALRTEARCEMTSDATHFHLTARIEAFENDTCVYSHDITETIQRDHL